In Streptomyces paludis, the genomic stretch ACTAACCCGTCGTGTTGCCCGTGACCTTCGCCCTGCGGAAGTAGTACCAGGCCATGTTGGACGACAGGCCCGCCAGCAGGACCCATACGATGCCGAGCCAGCTGCCCTGGATGAACGAGACCACGGCCGCCATGACGGCCAGGGCGCAGAGGGTGAGCGCGTACAGGGCTAGACGGGGCATGGGGGCGGCTCCTGTCGGGGGTTTCCGGGGCCGGGGCCGGGTCCGGCGGTGGCGGGGGTACAGGCACAGGCGTAGACGTACGGGTCCAGTGTCCCCCATGGCCTCCGCCCCCGTACGCCCGCCTCGTACCTCCGTATCTCCGTACCTCCCCGGCCGCCCACCCCCGTACCTCCCCCGCCTACACGTCCGTGACCCGCAAGCCCGCGTGGGCCTTGTAGCGGCGGTTCACCGAGATCAGGTTGGCGACCAGCGACTCGACCTGGTGGGCGTTGCGCAGTCGGCCCGCGAAGATGCCGCGCATGCCCGGGATCCGGGACGCCAGCGCCTGTACGAGGTCCGTGTCGGCGCGGGCCTCGCCCAGGACCAGTACATCGGTGTCGATCCGCTCGACCGACGGGTCCTGGAGCAGGACCGCCGACAGGTGGTGGAACGCCGCCGTCACCCGGGAGTCCGGCAGCAGCAGGGCCGCCTGCTCGGCGGCGCTGCCCTCCTCGGGCTTCAGGGCGTACGCGCCCTTCTTGTCGAAGCCGAGCGGGTTGACGCAGTCGATGACGAGCTTGCCCGCCAGCTCCGCCCGCAGGGACTCCAGGGTCTTGGCGTGGCCGTCCCACGGTACGGCCACGATGATCACGTCGCTGCGGCGCGCGCACTCCGCGTTGTCGGCGCCCTCGATCCCGTTGCCCAGCTCCGTCGCGGCCGTTTCGGCGCGCTCGGCCGCCCGGGAGCCGATGATCACTTTCTGTCCGGCGAGAGCCAGCCGGTACGCGAGGCCACGCCCCTGGTCGCCCGTTCCGCCGAGTACGCCGACGACCAGGCCCGATACGTCCGGGAGATCCCAGGGGTCCTTGGCGGGCGCCTTGGCAGGCGCCGCCGCAGGTGCCGCATCCGCTGCCGCGTCCGGTGCCGTCGCCGCTGCCGCGTCCGGTGCCGTCGCCGCTGCCGCGTCCGGTGCTGTGGGCGTGCTGCCGCTGTCCGTTGAAGTCATGGACCTGACCCTACCTACCAGTAGCGGTCACGTTCGGGTGAACTCCCACCGACCCGCCACGCCCCTCCCTCCCCTGCGGCAGGATGCGGCCCCATGGATGCCGTACGTGTCGCGCTGCTCCGTGAAGTCCTCGCCGGAACGGAGTGGCCGTCCGCCGCCCGCCGCTTCGCGGGTGCCCTGCGGGCCTCCGTGGTGCCGCAGGGGGGCGGGCTGCTGCTGGTCGGGACGGCCGCGTACGAACCCTGGCACCTGGCCGCCCATCTGGTGGACGAGGCCGCGTGGTCCGGTCAGCCGGAGCTGAATCCGATGCTGGTACGGCACCGGGTGCGCCCCCGGGACCCCGCGCACCTCGCCGTCGGCCTCGCCCGGCTCGAAGCGGCGGGCCGGGGCGAGACGCTGCTGATCGTGGCGCCGGAGCGGCCGGACGCCGGGCTGCTGGAGCGCGTACACGACGCCCGGCGCGCCGGCGCGACCGTACTGTCCCTGGACGGCGGGGACTCCGAGATGCGCGGGCTGGCACACGACGCGCTGTCCGTGATCCCGCGACCGGAGGTAACGGAAGTGCCGGCCACTGCTACGGGCACCGCCACGGCTGCCCACCCCGGCGTGGACCTCGACACCGTCCAGCACCTCGTCTCGGCGGCCACCGGCGAGAACAGCCTCCCCGCGCCGCGCGGCCGTCGGCGCTTCCAGGACCGGCTGTCGCGGCTCGCGGATCAGCTGACGGCTCCGCCGCCGTCCCGCTGGTGAGCCCTCCCGACAACCCCGGACCGCCCTCAGCCGCCCCCGCCAGTAGGCTGACCTGCCGGTAAGCACTTTCTGCGAGCGCTGCCGCCAAGCCCAGCCATCCCCTTGCCTTTCCCCATCCCCACAATCGAACATGGCCCCTTGTGATCAGAACGCTCGGCGCGATCCTGCCCGACCTCACCCCCTTCCGCTCCTCCCGGCAATTCCGGTTGCTCTGGTTGCAGGGGCTGGTGACCTACTTCGGCAGCTCCATGGCCATGATCGCGCTGCCCCTCCAGATCAAGGACCTCACCAACT encodes the following:
- the npdG gene encoding NADPH-dependent F420 reductase codes for the protein MTSTDSGSTPTAPDAAAATAPDAAAATAPDAAADAAPAAAPAKAPAKDPWDLPDVSGLVVGVLGGTGDQGRGLAYRLALAGQKVIIGSRAAERAETAATELGNGIEGADNAECARRSDVIIVAVPWDGHAKTLESLRAELAGKLVIDCVNPLGFDKKGAYALKPEEGSAAEQAALLLPDSRVTAAFHHLSAVLLQDPSVERIDTDVLVLGEARADTDLVQALASRIPGMRGIFAGRLRNAHQVESLVANLISVNRRYKAHAGLRVTDV